One window of the Lepeophtheirus salmonis chromosome 7, UVic_Lsal_1.4, whole genome shotgun sequence genome contains the following:
- the LOC121121596 gene encoding b(0,+)-type amino acid transporter 1 translates to MGETELNREIGLMSGISMVVGTIIGSGIFVNTGQVLLKSGSIAMFFIVWTTCGLLATIGALTFVELGTIIPLSGGSYIYIMKGLGDIPAFLSAWISVLITRPAQASIICKCCAQYIISLFLTGNEVYYYKFLAESFFSAALLCILLYTNYKSVRWSLRIQNTLTWGKMLAIFIIIIGGFYNLYLGKWKNLMLGFEHIEGTQSTPTSFALAFYLCLFAFDGWNQLSLIVEEIQNPTRNLPLAICIGLPLVTILYVLTNISYLTVISPTELYEKDAIALLWARRVFNFWGLENYAPIIMALFVAMSTFGSANGTLFSTGRLMYSVGRNGHLPRILSFIHINNLTPSVSLIFSSMISVIMVLFLDIENLIDIFSFAQWGIYGSAFLSCIVLRWKYRDVIRPFKVWIIIPIVMTFLTLYLLVVPIITDPRAEYLYVIFCLSIGLVYYGPFVWKNITIPGSEHIVKTLQKVALITAPPDDYLEFMK, encoded by the exons ATGGGGGAAACGGAACTAAACAGAGAGATTGGCTTAATGTCTGGGATTTCTATGGTCGTTGGAACAATTATTGGATCAGGGATATTCGTAAATACAGGACAGGTTCTCCTTAAATCGGGCTCTATTGCCATGTTCTTTATTGTTTGGACCACTTGTGGACTTTTAGCAACAATTGGTGCATTGACTTTCGTGGAACTTGGTACAATTATACCCCTGTCAGGTGgttcttatat atatataatgAAAGGACTTGGTGATATTCCGGCGTTTCTCTCAGCATGGATATCTGTCCTTATTACACGTCCAGCTCAAGCATCCATCATCTGCAAATGCTGTGCACAGTACATTATATCCTTATTCTTAACAGGAAATGAGGTTTACTACTATAAATTCCTGGCTGAGTCATTCTTTTCTGCAGCCCTTCTTT GTATTCTTCTCTACACGAATTACAAAAGTGTTCGTTGGTCACTCAGAATACAAAACACGCTCACATGGGGGAAAATGTTagcaattttcataattatcattGGAGGTTTTTACAATCTTTATTTAG gaaaatgGAAGAATCTAATGTTGGGATTTGAGCACATTGAGGGCACTCAATCAACACCAACCTCATTTGCATTAGCCTTCTATTTGTGTTTGTTTGCTTTTGACGGGTGGAATCAATTGAGCTTAATAGTAGAGGAAATTCAAAATCCTACGAG AAATCTTCCTTTGGCCATTTGCATTGGCCTTCCTCTTGTCACAATTTTATATGTTCTCACAAATATATCCTATTTGACGGTCATTTCTCCAACTGAGCTCTATGAAAAAGACGCAATTGCTCTATTATGGGCAAGAAGAGTATTCAACTTTTGGGGGTTAGAGAACTATGCACCCATTATCATGGCATTGTTTGTGGCTATGTCTACATTCGGGTCAGCAAATGGAACTCTTTTTTCGACAGGGAG ATTAATGTACTCTGTTGGAAGAAATGGTCACCTCCCAAGGATCCTCTCCTTTATTCACATCAATAACTTGACTCCAAGTGTGTCCCTAATATTCTCA AGTATGATATCCGTTATAATGGTATTATTTCTAGATATAGAAAacttgatagacattttttcaTTTGCTCAATGGGGGATTTATGGATCTGCATTCCTAAGTTGTATTGTCTTGAGATGGAAATACAGAGATGTCATTAGGCCTTTCAAA gtaTGGATCATTATTCCAATTGTCATGACTTTCCTCACACTCTACCTTTTAGTCGTCCCTATTATTACAGATCCACGTGCAGAGTATCTTTATGTAATCTTTTGTTTATCTATAGGTTTAGTATATTATGGACCATTCGtatggaaaaatataacaataccCGGGAGTGAGCACATtgtaaaaactttacaaaaagtgGCCTTAATTACAGCTCCACCAGATGATTACCTGGAATTTATGAAGTGA